Proteins encoded together in one Thermus neutrinimicus window:
- a CDS encoding respiratory chain complex I subunit 1 family protein: MTAALALLLAPLFSGSVKWLKARLTQRQGLSPLMEYRNLAKLWRKVWIRPHTTTPVFLLGPILALLGTVGALVLLPVLPGPAFKGDFLLALYLLGLGRFFQMLAALDAGSSFGAQGSYREGVVTVLAEPGTLMAIAGAILLGDGFSLSGLPELGVENSLVLLLALASLALALLAEGARMPVDDPTTHLELTMVHEAQVLDHSGPLLALYELAGSLKMLFYAGLMALLLPGFKPLVFLGVVVAWVLALAYLETYGVKLRYLRLPDFLSYNTLFGVLALLGAVWRF, from the coding sequence ATGACAGCGGCCTTGGCCTTATTGTTGGCTCCGCTTTTTTCGGGAAGCGTCAAGTGGTTAAAGGCGCGGCTTACCCAACGGCAGGGGCTTAGCCCTTTAATGGAGTACCGGAACCTGGCCAAGCTTTGGCGCAAGGTCTGGATAAGGCCCCATACCACCACCCCCGTTTTCCTCCTCGGGCCCATCCTGGCCCTTTTGGGAACCGTGGGGGCTTTGGTCCTGTTGCCTGTCCTCCCCGGGCCGGCCTTCAAGGGGGACTTCCTCCTCGCCCTTTACCTCCTTGGCCTCGGGCGTTTTTTTCAAATGCTGGCGGCCCTAGATGCGGGCAGCAGTTTTGGAGCCCAGGGAAGTTACCGGGAAGGTGTGGTCACGGTGTTGGCGGAGCCTGGGACCCTTATGGCCATAGCGGGGGCAATCCTCTTGGGGGACGGGTTTTCCCTTAGCGGTTTACCCGAGCTTGGGGTGGAAAACAGCTTGGTGCTGTTGCTGGCCCTGGCTTCCCTTGCCCTGGCCCTCCTGGCTGAGGGAGCCAGGATGCCGGTGGATGATCCCACCACCCACCTGGAGCTCACCATGGTCCACGAGGCGCAGGTGCTGGACCACAGCGGGCCTCTTTTGGCCCTGTATGAGCTTGCAGGGTCGCTCAAGATGCTGTTCTATGCGGGCCTGATGGCCTTGTTGCTGCCGGGGTTCAAGCCCCTGGTCTTCCTGGGGGTGGTGGTGGCCTGGGTCTTGGCGTTGGCCTACCTGGAGACCTACGGGGTAAAGCTCCGCTATCTGAGGCTTCCCGACTTCCTTTCGTACAATACCCTTTTCGGGGTGCTGGCGCTTCTGGGGGCGGTATGGCGCTTCTAA
- a CDS encoding proton-conducting transporter membrane subunit produces MVLYLLVLLPLGVFLARKEASLLVRLSVFVPLLSFLLAPFLLGAAAGPFRLDGVGLFYLLLTDLIYALVALFARGYFAREEAWRFYWAGALFLASAHGAYLAHNLGMLWVFVEGSTLASALLVYHKGGARPLEATWKYLMLGSVGIAMGLIGVILVYALVGGATLDWGEVRSLVGEANPEGLKVAFALLLVGFGTKVGLFPLQAWLPDAHAEAPGPASALLSGTLLNVAFYALLRYAAIMQAAGLFPFSSSLFLTFGLLTLLFAALFLFGQKEYKRLLAYSSMEHMGLAVFALGLGLPWLALFHTLAHSVAKTLAFLAASGILSVTHAKEVGRVGGLVFHLPALGIPYVLALAALGGLPPFPLFFAEFKAVEAAMRWPGLAGLYLFGLGMAFAGLLSPMAQMGFGKGKPLRGQGLDLWILWLLLGILVILGVFPGMEVFKGLEVVLWGK; encoded by the coding sequence ATGGTGCTGTATCTTCTCGTCCTCTTACCCTTGGGGGTCTTCCTGGCCCGCAAGGAGGCCAGCCTGTTGGTGCGGCTTTCCGTTTTCGTGCCCCTCCTCAGCTTCCTTCTGGCCCCTTTCCTCCTGGGTGCGGCAGCCGGGCCTTTCCGGCTGGATGGGGTGGGGCTCTTCTATCTCCTTCTGACCGACCTGATCTACGCCCTGGTGGCGCTTTTTGCCCGGGGCTACTTTGCCCGGGAGGAGGCCTGGCGGTTCTACTGGGCGGGTGCCCTTTTCCTGGCCTCGGCCCATGGGGCGTACCTGGCCCACAATCTGGGCATGCTCTGGGTTTTCGTGGAGGGTAGCACCCTGGCCTCGGCCCTTCTGGTCTACCACAAAGGGGGGGCCCGGCCCCTCGAGGCCACCTGGAAATACCTCATGCTGGGCAGCGTGGGGATCGCCATGGGGCTCATCGGGGTCATCCTGGTCTACGCCCTGGTGGGCGGGGCCACCCTGGACTGGGGGGAGGTCCGGTCCCTGGTGGGAGAGGCCAACCCTGAGGGGCTCAAGGTGGCCTTCGCCCTCCTCTTGGTGGGCTTTGGGACCAAGGTGGGGCTTTTCCCCTTGCAGGCGTGGCTCCCTGATGCCCACGCCGAGGCCCCGGGGCCGGCCTCGGCTTTGCTTTCGGGAACCCTCCTCAACGTGGCCTTTTACGCCCTTCTCCGCTACGCCGCCATCATGCAGGCGGCGGGGCTCTTCCCCTTTTCTTCGAGCCTTTTCCTAACCTTCGGCCTGCTTACCCTTTTGTTTGCGGCTCTTTTCCTCTTTGGACAAAAAGAGTACAAGAGACTTCTCGCCTACTCCAGCATGGAGCACATGGGCCTAGCGGTCTTCGCCTTGGGTTTGGGACTGCCCTGGCTGGCCCTTTTCCATACCCTGGCGCACTCCGTGGCCAAGACCTTGGCCTTTCTGGCGGCCAGCGGTATCCTGTCTGTCACGCACGCCAAGGAGGTGGGGCGGGTAGGCGGGCTGGTCTTCCACCTCCCGGCTTTGGGGATCCCCTACGTCCTAGCCTTGGCGGCCTTGGGGGGCCTGCCTCCTTTTCCCCTCTTCTTCGCCGAGTTCAAGGCGGTGGAGGCGGCCATGCGCTGGCCTGGGCTGGCGGGGCTCTACCTTTTTGGCCTGGGTATGGCGTTTGCTGGCCTCCTTTCTCCCATGGCCCAGATGGGCTTCGGTAAGGGGAAGCCCCTTAGGGGACAGGGCCTGGACCTCTGGATTCTGTGGTTGCTCTTGGGCATCCTGGTGATCCTCGGCGTGTTCCCGGGGATGGAGGTGTTTAAGGGATTGGAGGTGGTGCTGTGGGGAAAGTGA
- a CDS encoding hydrogenase-4 subunit G has translation MGKVREALREGRPVALFPYGDRVVLWVEYPGGEKGVLGPTQAFFLGERRRFPSLAAEFPALDWFERALWERGFEPVGHPGLKPLRRHDLPHTFREFPHLHEVPVGPVHAGIIEPGHFRFSVLGERIVNLEIRLGYQHRGLLSLMPGKGAEAALLLVERAGIEPVAHAMAFAEAWERALGWGAPPRAQYLRRAALELERAFGHLGHLAGLFTDIGYAYGATQVGRIRALLQGELDRLTGHRYGRNFIRVGGVWREGQPDLEVIAAHREELARLLPRLLKNPQVLDRMRYVGEVRRAEALALGFVGPTARASGVGRDLRQDDPLYPGFTPVVRQGGDVLSRAQVYAEEGLKALEYALFFLRHLPAGPLALDPPPGEGEALARVEAGRGEVVWFVRVEAGRVVVAEGVDPSFKNWRALELAVRGEGLPDFPLCNKSFDLAYAGSDL, from the coding sequence GTGGGGAAAGTGAGGGAGGCCCTGCGCGAGGGAAGGCCTGTGGCGCTTTTCCCTTATGGGGACCGGGTGGTTTTGTGGGTGGAGTACCCGGGGGGCGAGAAGGGGGTTTTAGGCCCCACCCAGGCCTTTTTCTTGGGAGAGAGGAGGCGCTTTCCCAGTCTGGCCGCCGAGTTTCCCGCTCTGGATTGGTTTGAGCGGGCCCTTTGGGAGAGGGGTTTTGAGCCGGTGGGGCACCCCGGGTTGAAACCCCTCAGGCGGCACGATCTTCCCCACACCTTCCGGGAGTTTCCCCACCTCCACGAGGTGCCTGTGGGACCGGTGCACGCGGGGATCATCGAACCCGGGCACTTCCGGTTTAGCGTTTTGGGCGAGCGGATCGTGAACCTGGAAATCCGCCTGGGTTACCAGCACCGGGGCCTGCTTTCCCTCATGCCGGGCAAAGGGGCTGAGGCCGCGCTCCTTCTGGTGGAGCGGGCGGGGATTGAGCCCGTAGCCCACGCCATGGCCTTTGCCGAGGCCTGGGAAAGGGCCTTGGGGTGGGGGGCTCCTCCTAGGGCGCAGTACCTTCGCCGGGCAGCCCTGGAGTTGGAGCGGGCCTTTGGTCATCTGGGACACCTGGCTGGGCTCTTCACCGACATCGGCTACGCCTACGGGGCCACCCAGGTGGGGCGGATCCGGGCTCTTTTGCAGGGGGAACTGGACCGGCTAACCGGCCACCGCTACGGGAGAAACTTCATAAGGGTTGGGGGGGTGTGGCGGGAGGGCCAGCCGGACCTCGAGGTCATCGCCGCCCATCGGGAGGAGCTGGCCCGCCTATTGCCCAGGCTTCTCAAAAATCCCCAGGTACTGGACCGTATGCGTTATGTGGGGGAGGTGCGCCGGGCTGAGGCCTTGGCCTTGGGTTTTGTGGGCCCGACGGCCCGGGCCAGCGGGGTGGGGAGGGACCTCAGGCAGGACGACCCCCTTTACCCCGGGTTTACTCCCGTGGTGCGCCAGGGGGGGGATGTGCTGTCCCGGGCGCAGGTGTATGCCGAGGAGGGCCTTAAGGCCCTGGAGTATGCTCTTTTCTTCCTTCGCCATCTTCCCGCAGGGCCTTTGGCCCTGGATCCCCCACCGGGAGAGGGCGAGGCCTTGGCCCGGGTGGAGGCAGGAAGGGGTGAGGTGGTGTGGTTTGTCCGGGTGGAGGCTGGGAGGGTGGTCGTGGCCGAAGGGGTGGACCCAAGCTTCAAGAACTGGCGGGCTTTGGAGCTTGCGGTCCGGGGGGAGGGTTTGCCAGACTTCCCCCTTTGCAACAAGTCCTTTGACCTCGCCTATGCGGGAAGTGACCTTTAG
- the nuoB gene encoding NADH-quinone oxidoreductase subunit NuoB gives MSLLYTLKVGNLARKLEDILKVPQHAFGYPLLKPEGLTPGVREGLMRLCPSGAFAEAEGIFSLDLARCVGCGRCALAYPLGVGEMRSLEVAVTRKEDLVQQVDLERGGFLDPGPAPAPRRELRLPTLAFREVSAGDTGLTDSEIALLNNPFNDMGRFGFQVVASPRHADALLVTGPVSRNMAEALRRTYEAMPEPKGVVAVGNEAISGGVFAGSSQVLAGVDKVVPVDVYVPGDPPRPGAILHALMLLVGRMTQRLVGGVLR, from the coding sequence ATGAGCTTGCTGTACACGCTTAAGGTGGGAAATTTGGCCCGCAAGCTGGAGGATATCCTTAAAGTTCCCCAGCACGCTTTCGGCTACCCTTTGCTGAAGCCGGAGGGCTTGACCCCGGGGGTTCGAGAGGGGCTAATGCGACTTTGCCCGAGCGGGGCTTTTGCGGAGGCAGAAGGGATTTTCAGCCTGGACCTCGCCCGGTGCGTGGGGTGTGGGCGGTGCGCCTTGGCGTACCCTCTAGGGGTGGGGGAGATGAGGTCCCTCGAGGTGGCCGTAACCCGCAAGGAGGACCTGGTTCAGCAGGTCGATCTAGAAAGGGGAGGGTTTTTGGACCCAGGCCCTGCCCCCGCTCCCCGGCGAGAGCTTCGCTTACCCACCCTAGCCTTTCGCGAGGTGAGCGCCGGGGACACGGGCCTTACCGATTCGGAGATTGCCCTTCTTAACAACCCATTTAACGACATGGGCCGCTTTGGGTTCCAGGTGGTGGCTTCGCCCCGGCACGCCGACGCTCTTCTGGTCACGGGTCCGGTGAGCCGCAACATGGCCGAGGCCCTAAGGCGCACTTACGAGGCCATGCCAGAGCCGAAAGGGGTGGTAGCGGTGGGCAACGAGGCCATCTCGGGTGGGGTGTTTGCAGGAAGTTCCCAGGTTTTGGCCGGCGTGGACAAGGTGGTGCCTGTGGACGTGTACGTGCCTGGGGATCCACCAAGGCCCGGAGCCATCCTCCACGCCTTGATGCTTTTGGTGGGCCGCATGACCCAGCGGCTGGTAGGGGGGGTTTTGCGTTAA
- a CDS encoding pyridoxal-phosphate-dependent aminotransferase family protein — protein MDWLLTPGPVRLHPKALEALSHPQLHHRTEPAKALFLKARGLLREAFRTQGEVLILTGSGTLAMEALVWNLFSPGERVLVPVYGKFSERFAEIAESAGLQVDRLELPYGEVPSPDQVARPGYHGLLLVHSETSTGAMVDLPSLARAFKEVNPGGLVGADMVTSLLVREVALEAWGVDAAVSGSQKGLMCPPGLGFVALSPGALERLRPRGYYLNLSRELKAQREGESAWTPAINLVGAVAAVLEEVLPKLPQHLALKAWQNDLLYRVGAELWLGPVPKVPSPAVAAFYLPEGVSYRAVKEAFARRQAVIAGGQGPLKGRVFRLSLMGYYDRYEALGVAALFREAFADILPAS, from the coding sequence ATGGACTGGCTCCTCACCCCGGGTCCTGTGCGGCTTCATCCCAAGGCGCTGGAAGCCCTTTCCCATCCGCAGCTTCACCATCGGACCGAGCCCGCCAAGGCGCTTTTCCTCAAGGCCCGAGGCCTTCTTCGGGAAGCCTTCCGCACACAAGGCGAGGTCCTCATCCTCACGGGAAGCGGCACCCTGGCCATGGAAGCCTTGGTGTGGAATCTCTTCTCCCCTGGGGAAAGGGTGTTGGTACCGGTCTACGGCAAGTTTTCCGAGCGCTTCGCCGAGATTGCGGAAAGCGCGGGCCTCCAGGTGGACCGGCTGGAGCTTCCCTACGGGGAGGTGCCAAGCCCGGACCAGGTGGCCAGGCCCGGTTACCATGGGTTGCTTTTGGTTCACTCGGAGACCTCCACGGGGGCCATGGTGGATCTTCCCAGCCTGGCGCGGGCCTTCAAGGAGGTAAACCCCGGGGGGCTGGTGGGAGCCGACATGGTGACGAGCCTTTTGGTGCGGGAGGTGGCCCTCGAGGCCTGGGGTGTGGACGCCGCCGTTTCCGGTAGCCAAAAGGGGCTCATGTGCCCCCCGGGGCTGGGCTTCGTGGCCCTAAGCCCCGGAGCCCTGGAACGCCTGCGGCCCCGAGGCTACTACCTGAACCTTTCCCGGGAGCTCAAGGCCCAGCGGGAAGGGGAAAGCGCCTGGACCCCGGCCATCAACCTGGTGGGGGCGGTGGCGGCGGTGCTGGAGGAGGTGTTGCCCAAGCTTCCCCAACACCTGGCCCTCAAGGCCTGGCAGAACGACCTTCTGTATCGGGTGGGAGCGGAGCTTTGGCTAGGTCCTGTGCCCAAGGTCCCAAGTCCGGCGGTGGCGGCCTTTTACCTGCCCGAGGGGGTTTCCTACCGGGCGGTGAAGGAGGCCTTTGCCCGCAGGCAGGCGGTGATCGCCGGGGGTCAGGGGCCTTTGAAGGGCAGGGTGTTCCGGCTTTCCCTCATGGGTTATTACGACCGCTACGAGGCCCTGGGGGTGGCGGCCCTTTTCAGGGAAGCTTTTGCCGATATTCTTCCAGCCTCCTGA
- a CDS encoding TIGR01440 family protein, with translation MEGIRKAAEGAILEFLDLFPMPRGSLFVLGGSTSEVLGEKVGTKPSLEVAESLLEGLLPPLLERGIWVAVQGCEHLNRALVVEREAALTYGLEEVSVFPHPKAGGSLATAAFLRFQDPVMVESLRAQAHGGMDIGGVLIGMHLRPVAVPLRLSLRRIGEAVLIAAKTRPKLVGGARAVYTREEMLRRLEEYRQKLP, from the coding sequence ATGGAAGGTATCCGCAAGGCAGCAGAGGGGGCCATTTTGGAATTCTTGGACCTCTTCCCCATGCCCAGGGGAAGCCTCTTCGTCCTGGGGGGCTCCACCAGTGAGGTCCTGGGGGAGAAGGTGGGAACGAAACCCAGCCTCGAGGTGGCCGAGTCCCTCCTCGAGGGGCTTCTGCCCCCTCTACTGGAACGGGGGATATGGGTGGCCGTCCAGGGGTGCGAGCACCTGAACCGGGCCCTGGTGGTGGAAAGGGAAGCAGCCCTTACCTACGGCCTGGAGGAGGTCAGCGTCTTCCCCCATCCCAAGGCGGGAGGAAGCCTGGCCACGGCCGCCTTCCTCCGCTTCCAGGACCCCGTGATGGTGGAGTCCTTGAGGGCCCAGGCCCATGGGGGAATGGACATCGGGGGGGTTCTCATCGGCATGCACCTGCGCCCCGTGGCCGTGCCCCTTAGGCTTTCCCTACGCAGGATCGGCGAGGCGGTGCTCATCGCCGCCAAGACCCGCCCCAAACTGGTGGGCGGGGCCAGGGCAGTCTACACCCGGGAAGAGATGCTCAGGAGGCTGGAAGAATATCGGCAAAAGCTTCCCTGA
- the mqnP gene encoding menaquinone biosynthesis prenyltransferase MqnP, with amino-acid sequence MGRLRLYLELIRFEHTLFALPFAYGGMLLAAGGWPGFRTFLLVTLAMVGARTMAMALNRLIDWRIDALNPRTQDRHLPKGLVKPWETLLLALVGLLLLTLAGLSLNPLTAHLLPVAVFFLTIYSYTKRFTWLCHYVLGLTIGAAAAGGWIAVTGSFHPTAYWLWAAVGLWIAGFDILYATQDYTFDRAHGIKSIPARFGIPQALWIARGTHLLAWMAFLLAGLSYGAGSPYFLGLVLVGGLLLYEHQLVSPEDLGRVDLAFFQANVGVSLGMFLAIVLDLWL; translated from the coding sequence ATGGGGCGGCTTCGGCTTTATCTGGAGCTAATCCGCTTCGAGCACACCCTTTTCGCCCTACCCTTTGCCTACGGGGGGATGCTCCTGGCAGCGGGAGGCTGGCCAGGCTTTCGCACCTTCCTCCTGGTTACCCTGGCCATGGTGGGGGCCCGGACCATGGCCATGGCCTTAAACCGCCTCATAGACTGGCGGATCGATGCCCTGAACCCTAGGACCCAGGACCGGCATCTGCCCAAAGGGTTGGTCAAGCCCTGGGAAACCCTCCTTTTGGCCCTGGTGGGCCTCCTCCTTTTGACCCTCGCCGGGCTATCCCTCAACCCCCTTACCGCCCATCTTCTTCCGGTGGCCGTCTTCTTCCTGACCATCTACAGCTACACCAAGCGCTTCACCTGGCTTTGCCACTACGTGCTGGGGCTCACCATCGGGGCTGCCGCCGCAGGTGGCTGGATCGCCGTCACCGGGAGCTTCCACCCCACCGCCTACTGGCTCTGGGCAGCCGTAGGGCTTTGGATCGCTGGGTTCGACATCCTCTACGCCACGCAGGACTACACCTTTGACCGCGCCCATGGGATCAAGAGCATCCCAGCCCGCTTTGGCATCCCCCAGGCCCTTTGGATAGCCCGGGGCACCCACCTTTTGGCCTGGATGGCCTTCCTCCTGGCCGGGCTCAGCTATGGGGCTGGAAGCCCCTACTTCCTTGGCCTCGTCTTGGTGGGAGGGCTTCTCCTTTACGAACACCAGCTGGTGAGCCCCGAGGACCTAGGCCGGGTGGACCTGGCCTTCTTCCAGGCCAACGTGGGGGTGAGCCTGGGGATGTTTCTCGCCATCGTGTTGGATCTCTGGCTCTAA
- the panD gene encoding aspartate 1-decarboxylase: MFHAKIHRATVTHADPNYVGSVTVDQDLLDAAGILPHEQVDIYDITNGARLTTYALPGARGSGVVGVNGAAAHLVRPGDLVILVAYGVFEEEEARNLKPTVVLVDEKNRILKVFSSGSTGA; the protein is encoded by the coding sequence ATGTTCCACGCCAAAATCCACCGGGCCACGGTGACCCACGCGGACCCAAACTATGTGGGCTCGGTCACCGTGGATCAGGACCTTTTGGACGCTGCCGGGATTCTGCCCCACGAGCAGGTGGACATCTACGATATCACCAACGGGGCCCGCCTCACCACCTACGCCCTACCCGGGGCAAGGGGGTCGGGGGTGGTGGGGGTCAACGGCGCCGCCGCCCACCTGGTGCGCCCTGGGGACCTGGTGATCCTGGTGGCCTACGGGGTTTTCGAGGAGGAGGAGGCACGGAACCTCAAACCCACCGTGGTCCTGGTGGACGAGAAAAACCGGATCCTAAAGGTGTTTTCTTCGGGAAGCACTGGGGCGTGA
- a CDS encoding Rqc2 family fibronectin-binding protein, giving the protein MEGLLIHAFLRGLRRELPALNLGLAFPEEGSLAVLLKGQSGRIFNLVARYRPPSPSLALEEGTLVGEPKTPFQRQLQARVKGPLLEAEQIKLDRVVLLRFAGEKGFVDSPPATLVLEATGRNANLILLDEEGLILGVDRPITQAVNRYRQVKPGLPYVPPPPYEKLDPRTLTLENLRVLLGKPLKEVVRYVDGIGLELMRELARRTSLTPETPLDEASLTRVFGVLKELAEDPSLGTVLSGELREKWAEEEKEALRKPLLEALRQEQKTLLARLADYHRALKRLEEAEGLRHMADLLLARLKDVPRGAEKAILEGFDGKPVEIPLDPTLPPQENAQKLYHRARRLEELAERALELIPQTEEKLRSLEREMERIKQADLQELLDLSRKPKEGKGPRLGLRYTSPSGYPVLVGRNAKENDLLTRMAHSEDLWFHAQGVPGSHVILKAEGKNPPLEDLLFAARLAAYHSKARGETQVPVDYTRKKHVWRPRKAAPGQVLYTHAKTLFVEGVLPLEAGEG; this is encoded by the coding sequence ATGGAAGGTCTCCTGATCCATGCCTTCCTGCGGGGGCTAAGGAGGGAGCTTCCCGCCCTGAACCTGGGCCTGGCCTTCCCCGAGGAGGGAAGCCTGGCAGTCCTCCTCAAGGGGCAGTCGGGCCGCATCTTCAACCTGGTGGCCCGCTACCGCCCCCCCTCCCCCAGCCTGGCCCTGGAGGAGGGAACCCTGGTGGGAGAGCCCAAGACCCCTTTCCAAAGGCAGCTCCAGGCCCGGGTAAAGGGCCCCTTGCTGGAGGCAGAGCAGATCAAGTTGGACCGGGTGGTCCTCCTCCGCTTTGCCGGGGAAAAGGGGTTCGTGGACTCCCCACCCGCCACCTTGGTCCTCGAGGCCACCGGGCGGAACGCCAACCTCATCCTCTTGGATGAGGAAGGCCTGATCCTGGGGGTGGACCGCCCCATCACCCAGGCGGTGAACCGCTACCGCCAGGTGAAGCCCGGGCTGCCTTACGTGCCCCCGCCCCCTTACGAGAAGCTGGACCCCAGGACCCTTACCCTGGAAAATCTCCGGGTCCTCCTGGGAAAACCCCTCAAGGAAGTGGTGCGCTACGTGGACGGGATAGGGCTGGAACTCATGCGGGAGCTGGCCAGAAGGACCTCCCTCACCCCGGAAACCCCCTTGGACGAGGCCAGCCTAACCCGGGTTTTTGGGGTGCTAAAGGAGCTTGCGGAAGATCCCTCCCTGGGCACCGTTCTCTCGGGGGAGCTTCGGGAAAAGTGGGCGGAGGAAGAGAAAGAGGCCCTGCGGAAACCCCTTCTCGAGGCTCTAAGGCAAGAGCAAAAGACCCTTCTGGCCCGGCTTGCCGACTACCACCGGGCCCTAAAGCGCCTGGAGGAAGCGGAAGGCTTGCGGCATATGGCCGATCTCCTCCTGGCCCGGCTCAAGGACGTGCCCCGGGGTGCGGAAAAAGCCATCCTGGAGGGGTTTGATGGCAAGCCGGTGGAGATCCCCCTGGACCCCACCCTGCCCCCACAGGAAAACGCCCAAAAGCTCTACCACCGGGCCCGCCGCCTGGAGGAGTTGGCAGAAAGGGCCCTAGAGCTCATCCCGCAAACGGAGGAGAAGCTTAGGTCCCTGGAAAGGGAAATGGAGCGGATAAAGCAGGCGGACCTCCAGGAGCTCTTGGACCTATCCCGAAAACCTAAGGAGGGGAAAGGGCCAAGGCTTGGCCTACGGTACACCTCTCCCTCGGGCTATCCCGTCCTGGTGGGCAGAAACGCCAAGGAGAACGACCTCCTCACCCGCATGGCCCACTCCGAGGACTTATGGTTCCACGCCCAAGGGGTACCGGGCAGCCACGTGATCCTCAAGGCGGAGGGGAAAAATCCCCCCCTGGAGGACCTCCTTTTTGCCGCCAGGCTAGCCGCCTACCATTCCAAGGCCAGGGGGGAAACCCAGGTCCCCGTGGACTACACCCGCAAAAAGCACGTGTGGCGACCCAGAAAAGCGGCACCCGGCCAGGTGCTCTACACCCACGCCAAGACCCTCTTCGTGGAAGGGGTGCTTCCCCTGGAAGCGGGCGAAGGGTAA
- a CDS encoding tRNA (adenine-N1)-methyltransferase has translation MGGELFLLRDAKGRAFLIRLKEGGVFHHHRGTVPHEEIRKAGPGGKVRTHLGEELSVHRPTLEEYLLHMRRSATPTYPKDASAMVTLLDLAPGMRVLEAGTGSGGLTLFLARAVGPMGLVESYEKRPQHLAQAEANVKAFWQVENVRFHLGSLEEASLEPESFHGVALDLMEPWKVLAKATEALMPDRFLVAYLPNITQVVELVQRTEGIPLRLERVLEVAWREWDIQLPVAHPRFQQVGHTAFLVVLRKWKVS, from the coding sequence ATGGGAGGTGAGCTCTTCCTTCTAAGGGACGCCAAAGGCCGAGCCTTTCTCATCCGCCTAAAGGAGGGCGGCGTCTTCCACCACCACCGGGGCACCGTACCTCACGAGGAAATCCGCAAGGCTGGCCCAGGGGGCAAGGTGCGGACCCACCTGGGGGAGGAACTCTCCGTCCACCGGCCCACCCTGGAGGAGTACCTCCTCCACATGCGGCGAAGCGCCACCCCCACCTACCCCAAGGACGCCAGCGCCATGGTGACCCTCTTGGACCTGGCCCCGGGGATGCGGGTCCTCGAGGCGGGCACGGGCTCCGGGGGGCTCACCCTCTTCCTGGCCCGGGCGGTGGGGCCCATGGGGCTTGTGGAAAGCTACGAGAAACGGCCCCAACACCTGGCCCAGGCGGAAGCCAACGTGAAGGCCTTCTGGCAGGTGGAAAACGTGCGCTTCCACCTGGGTAGCCTGGAGGAAGCCTCCCTGGAGCCGGAAAGCTTTCACGGGGTGGCCCTGGACCTCATGGAACCCTGGAAGGTCCTGGCCAAGGCTACCGAGGCTCTTATGCCCGATCGTTTTCTGGTGGCCTACCTCCCCAACATCACCCAGGTGGTGGAGCTGGTACAAAGGACAGAGGGGATACCCCTTCGGCTGGAGCGGGTCTTGGAGGTAGCCTGGCGGGAGTGGGATATCCAGCTTCCCGTGGCCCACCCCCGCTTCCAGCAGGTGGGGCATACTGCCTTTCTGGTGGTCCTTAGGAAATGGAAGGTCTCCTGA
- a CDS encoding DsbA family protein, with amino-acid sequence MRAWALFLLGSALAQIGKPLEGLGQVLTPPPGGEVRLEQRNGRLLAVAYTGPLEPSFLAQMVDRATGMAFGAPLKEWLAKNGGSLKGQRLSLRLEEAFLLDLALTEPIQARIRPNEVPETAWGQDRWVLGDKGPWLRIFSDFQCPFCQRLAREVLPQLKPRALKGELRLSYRHFPLKEIHPEALPAAIAAECAGAQGSFWPYHDLLMGGRLGDYLGLARVLSLDLKAFATCLKDPHVASRVEAERALALRLGLRGTPSLFAGPYRVPNPFDLERLLDYLALAR; translated from the coding sequence ATGAGGGCTTGGGCTCTCTTCCTCCTTGGCTCAGCCCTGGCCCAGATTGGCAAGCCCCTGGAGGGGCTCGGCCAGGTCCTAACCCCTCCTCCCGGAGGTGAGGTGAGGCTGGAACAGAGGAACGGCCGTCTTCTTGCCGTGGCCTACACGGGACCCCTGGAGCCCAGCTTCCTGGCCCAGATGGTGGACCGGGCCACCGGCATGGCCTTTGGAGCCCCCTTGAAGGAATGGCTGGCCAAGAACGGGGGCAGCCTAAAGGGGCAGCGGTTAAGCCTCCGCTTGGAAGAGGCCTTCCTTCTGGACCTGGCCTTAACCGAGCCCATACAGGCCCGCATCCGCCCTAATGAGGTACCCGAAACCGCCTGGGGCCAGGACCGATGGGTACTGGGGGATAAGGGCCCTTGGCTTCGCATTTTCTCCGACTTCCAATGCCCCTTCTGCCAACGCCTGGCCCGTGAGGTGCTTCCCCAGCTGAAGCCCCGGGCCCTTAAGGGGGAACTACGGCTCAGCTACCGGCACTTCCCCCTCAAGGAAATCCACCCCGAGGCCCTACCCGCGGCCATAGCCGCGGAGTGCGCCGGGGCCCAAGGGAGCTTCTGGCCCTACCACGACCTCCTGATGGGGGGCCGGCTTGGAGACTATCTGGGCCTGGCCCGCGTCCTTTCCCTGGACCTGAAGGCCTTTGCCACCTGCCTCAAGGACCCCCATGTGGCCTCGAGGGTGGAGGCCGAAAGGGCCCTGGCCCTGCGCCTGGGCCTGCGGGGAACCCCCTCTTTGTTTGCGGGCCCCTACCGGGTTCCCAATCCCTTTGACCTGGAAAGGCTTCTGGACTATCTGGCCTTGGCCCGCTAA